The genomic region TATTCGTGGTCAACCATCGATTAAGTTCATATCCTAAATAAATTTAGTTGGTGCACGAGATATACATATGGTCAGAGACAAAAGTGTATTTCAGTGTATTTAGAAAATACCTTTGATTGAATTATAAAAAGATTGATTACACAATTTTCTTGTACTCGCtgtaatatttaactttgagctaaatttattttaatcctcAACTTTTTcgcagcgccatctagtctcaaactaagcatagtTAATGAGTTAGcacatacttttttaaataaattgcacaCACGCACCGAACAAATAAACATGTTCATAACACATTATAATAGTAAAGACGTCTAGCCAATATACCAACAGCTCAGCCAAAATgtgaattatttcaattaccAGAAGGGCGGCGTGATGTCCTTCTCGTTTCTAATTCCCAGTTTACTGAGCGTGGCGAACAATGGGAAGTAGACAACACTGAAGGAAATGTCCCGGGCTGCAGTCGCCGTGATGCCCTTGTACAGCCCGATGACACCTCTCTCTGCGAGGAGCTTCCTGGTAATTTGCATTGCCGTAATGCGCGGCATTGTTTTACCCTCtgtaatacaaacaaacaaacatgtatACTGGAATTAACGTTGTGATATAGCCTAGTGTATGGCTATTGGACTGCTAACTCAACGTTTTtaggttcaaatcccggcacacatctatgtatttttgaatttatgtgTATAAAAAGCAAATTAACAGACGAAAAGATAACATATTGCTTGCTTTGAAAGTATTCGCATgagaaaaaaacgttttaaaacatACCATAGAATCCTTCACCTTTAAATTGGTTGCATATTTTTGACGTCTTATGAAGGAACTTACattctttataattaaatttaaaatataattaaatttaaataaaacttagactacattataaaaacacgACAAAATCAGTGAAATCGAATgtctttgttgttgttttctcACCAGCTTTAGCCTGCGCCGCAACTCTGCCAGCGTCCTGCATCTGAATCTTTAGCAGCTCCATGGGCGTCGTGATAATGATCTGACATGCTCCGGCCGCACCACCAGCTATCATTTGACGGTACACTGGTAGAGatctaaaagtaaaataactcAGTTGTAATTGTTAGAAGTACGTCTCTCGCGATTATACGCCGATAGCGTTTTCATGCCGAAAAGACTGATCCAGTTTTAGGGAGAGTATAGATAAAGCGTAAACtaactaaaattgattttagTTCGTCTAGGGAAGTTTTCCAAATttctgtgtaataaaaatatattttgatgtcaTCTGAAGAAgcaatttgttttcaatatttttgggaaagtatattatattttacaaggattggacaggttttttttcaaagatacTGTTTAGAACGTATTTGAGGTTGAagcataacattatttttacgtaCCCATCTGCTAGCGAAAGGGAGTACCGGAACATATCGTTAGCAGCCAATTTGATGGCTTTCTCCGGGGTGATGAGTAAAATATTAACAGCTGATCCTCTGTACATGCCAAAATATCCTTCGGCGCGGTAGGTTTGTTTGAAGCAATCCAGCCTGAAAGATGAATTTTAGCTTGAGTTATTTGCTTTAATTGCAAATATCTCGCAGCACTGAGtactcaataataattaaaataattcgtcTTATATGTAAATCGGAACATGTAAATTTCGTCCTTTTCTTCGAGGGATACACTTCTTAATACAAAATGATCttgcattttgtaaaatattttgtccctCTTTTAAATCAACTTTTTCAGATACAAGGTAAGTGTCTTCTTACTTTTGACAAAATCCTCTTTTTTTAACTAAGATAGAAATACGTATCTTGTATGTGTAACTGGTTTACGTTAGTACTTTATATTTATCTTGTTGATGGAAGGTTTTAACCTTTAAGATCTAGTGTCGAGAACAATGTATGGCTAAGATTTTAATATCATGCACATGGCTAGATAAGCCTCTGTAATACGAAGTCACTCCATACGCAACAATGGTTGATCaaccagataaaaatatataattgtattcaGTTTACCACTGTGTAATGTACCAGTTTTCTGATCCAAGTAGAttctacttaaaataataaccgtCGCAAAGCAAGGGCAGTAAACTACACATTTAATGTTAACAATAGTGATTTCCAAGGATGCTTAAGGATAACTGTATTAGTTAGAAACTTTCTACTTATTTTTGTTcaagattaatatttaacacgctagttcactgcgggttggcgttTTCAGATTCCAATTTTTGGAATTCAGGATTCGTCGTCGTTTGTCAGTTGTGTTGGCTGCCTGGTAACATCGGGCCTTGCTTGCGTTGGGTCCAAATCGGAACCTGGTGCATAAGAGCTTACCACGACTTAATgcttaaagaaaaaacattcacAGATTTGTCATGACTTCGTGAGCTTCCATTTTGCATACATACGGACAATTTACACTTTACAGAATGTAAACAACCATGTCTGCGATACCAGCTGTTAATTTATTCACTCTTTTATATCTAATCAATCAGTAGAAAGAAAATTCCGGTATTCGGAtataacttacatatttttgtactgTTTCTCGccatttggaccaatagtttgGTTCTGCAATCGTGTCTTTACTAAATCCAGAGGGAATACGACGGATACGCCCACAATACCAGCGATACCGCCGTTGACGATCTTCGGTATGAGGCtgcaataaaaattgtaattaaaaaaaacattgcagaAAAAGGGAATCGAAAGTTTcagatatttgttttatttttagtttcagaagtattttcaaactcaaaaatGAGAAAAAGTGGTTAGTTTTTGACTGAATTAAGGCGAATTATTGTGAAGAGTATTCTGTACGGCCACTGTGTCAGGTCATGAATAAAGACTCAGGCTCTTCAATTACATAatcatattcaaattcaaatattatgattACATTTATGTGTTATACAGGTGTAAGGTTACAGCAATTTAGAAGTCCAAAGGCAGGCGGgcattctaaataaaaatatgtgtatatgGCCTCAGTAACAAATAACATAGGTATAGAACACTTGTTGCCCTCTACTTTCAAGATCATAGCATATAAATAGAAACCGCTGACATTATCAACAAGTCCTTGCAATCAGATAAGAACTGTAAGATTGTGAAAGTAACATCTCCTAAAGTATTACGTAACAAGGCATTTTATTTATCAACGTACCAACACACAGATAGATTCAAGACAGTATCTGAAATCGTTAAATAAGATGTAAGAGTGTTTTTAATAGGTATTTGGCAGTACGCCACATAATCCTCGTCCACTATCTTAACATCAGTTTCATATCTGTTCAAATGCGAACttggtttaattatatttcagtgACAATAGTATATACATTCTGAATTTTGTGTGTAGTACAAAATACTCGCAATAAAGTTAATGATAACACTTATTCCTGGAATAAGAGTATAATCGATTTATCAAATCGTACTGAATTCCTTGCTTTACCCCCACGGGAACATTTTTGTCGACCTTTTGAGTCCGATTTTAATAGCACAGTAAAAATAGTAGCACAATTTCCTTGCAAAACTTACgaatttgttaataatatttatgattcgCCGTTTTCAGTTCTCGAGGGTAGTGTGAGGATCCACACAGCTGTGCAACGTAGTGTTTCTAACAGAAACGCTGTTTTTCAATGACGTTTCTTTGGATTATAAGCCTAAAACCCTCGTAACACAAAAATCCACTGACTGACTGAAAGTAATCTCACTTAAGATCAGCCATTTGTATCGGTAAGCGTTGGTGGATTCCAATAGGTGTAATTGCTTCACCTTGGCATTAGGTAGGTGATACTATTACAGAGGAATTATCATCACCCAATTAAAGTTTTACTCTGTTTTACGTGTATTGTATATACCTAGGTGTTATGTAAAACAACGAGGTGAAGTTCAAAAACCTTGCTTGCGTTACCCCTTTTCTCATCCCTCGGTCGGTATACGCCCCAAATGCAGCCTTTGCGAAAGGCACTTGAAAGGCAAGATTGGGCGAGTGCCAGTGAATATTTGGTCTATATGCTATGTGGATTTACGATACTTACTTATATGAACGAGTTAAACTGGTTAGAGATTAAGTAAATAGACAAATATAACTATCTTATTAgcagtgataaaaataaatagtaaatacacaGACCGAAGAAGATAGATATGTTATCTAAGTACACTTCAAACAAAATTTACGTAATCACGACTACCGTgctttatttgtacaaaaagaaacattttgttCTCAATTTCATAGTTACACTTAAAATCACAATGTTGTTAAAGAATTTAACTAATGTCCTACAAAGTTGTGTCCATACACAATTGGTTATTTGCATCTCATTATGGAAACTCATGCTAGGACtgaatatgtaaaaataaaccattcaaCGTGTCAATCATAATTTGCCGACTATGAGGCCAAAACAGAGCAATAATACATCGTTATATTGAAGGCCACTGTCGTGACATAGGAACTCGCTATGTAACTGGAGAATGTGCAGTAAATGTGTATGTAGGCAGATTGGTAATttgcaataataaattgtaGATAGCCTATactatttgtaaacaatatgTATACTTCATAGAGTGGGTATCCGGTATGGGTAGGTCTCTGCCTGTGTTGGTGGTCGCAAATGAACACAATCGTATTCTTCCTGCGCGTCCCCTTggacaagtgacatttctacaagcGATAACGCTGCGTCGCGCCGAGAgtatcgctcaaatgtatgggcATGACAAGTCTAATGTAAATTACGGTTCCACTGGCGCGGATCTAAGGCGAGATCAGCGTACCGGTAATACATTGTCTAATCAAAGCATTGTGATTAGTAAGAAAAACACGTTTAATCTGTCAAGAAAGTGATGGAAACGATTATAAAGGGCACTGAAGACTTTATTACGATACATGGAATTTATTGATGTGTAATATACCTGACTGGTTGTCGACGCTTTTTGGTAATGGCCATCGGTCCAACGATAGGCAGAAGGTGCTGGTGATGGCGAAACTTTCCTATCTGTCAAGGCATACTCCAGGGGACTCCTTTCATTTCCATTAGTTCCTTGACAGACTGTGTTTACATCGCTGCTAATCGAAAGGAAACATCATCTTCAGAAGGAGCGATTTCTATCATCGTTATTACGTAACATTTTTTAAGTCATGTTAGCCCCCACTTGACGGTAAATTTGTACATTGATACTAGAGGGTATTGGGATTTTATAGAGATAGTCGAACAAGTTTTTCTCCtacaaatttataattttaaaagtactgAATGTCAGCTATTGTTTACAAAGATACGACCAAAACTACACTACTTACTTGAAATTAGCTGCAAGAGATTTAGGCTGTGCAGGCTGAGacatttttgatgatttttagctgaaaaataaaaaaatttcgTTAATAAAGCTTTACACGTACAGCAACGACATGTCGTAGAATTGGGAACAAACTACATGGTTTGCGGTGAAGCTATCAGTCGAAGGACTATTTTAATGTGTACTTTGGCTATCTCTACGTTAAAGAAATCCTGAGGAGTTTCTCCCTTCCAATCACGTATATTTGACATATCACGTATATTGGGGCTAAGAGCGGGGAACGAGAAGAGGCTGAGAGGTCATGTCTTAAAGAGTACAATATACGGTATATAGCGGCGTCTATCTCCAAAACTGTAATAACGTTACTTTAAGAGGTTGAGATAGGCCCCGAAGAAGGTAAGACTCATTTATAGCTCACCTATTTTAAAGTCAATTTCATAGCTATTTGACTAGAACATCTTCAGCAAAACTGTCAATCGTCGGATAAGATATTCGTTGTAACAGTGTACTGATGACAACGTACGATAAACGAAAAACTATCAAGATATAATCATGACCACACAGATCAAATCGAGAATCCGAAGTAAGAACGCTAAATAATGCATGTCttattctttttcaaataacttttttagGATGTTGGTGTGTTATGACATTAATATCTCAAAGGAATTTCCTGTGATATATGGGAATATCGAAACAAAAAAGAGCCATCAATTATTATGTTCATGCATATCTCTTTGTCGACTTTGTGTCGTAGCAAGGAAAGTCTAGGATTTTCAATGAGACCGGAATTGTAGGCTTTCGTGAGCTATTGAACGTAGAGAGCGATCACCCACGACCCAATTATCGCGCTATCGATCCACACAGGGCGGTTACCGAAACCCCCCAAAAAGTAACACtattgcatttgtggaagcgagagggcTTATTACCCGACGTAAAGCGGCGTCTCTGTCacacaattacatttttattactttaaaggGTGGTATTAGGGTCGAAAATCAGTACTGACGATTAAGGGCGGAAGGGGCGTTTCTAGTTAGGTTACGTAATGCATGTTACATAGGTATCTTGAAAGATTTAGATCAGACCTTTTTTTCacttttaccatattttttcagtttgtgAACATTTTGGGACAATTTGATTgcttatttttaacaattttgtatttagcTTCAAGCCATTGGTTTCCTTAATACTGATTGTAATAAATGGATTTATAAGATTTAAAAGTCAATAGAAGTTAATGAACAAAAATTCTATTACaagataaataaactaaaatattgctCACTTACTATGTATTACCTACCAACTAAGaattaagaaaaagttatttctgattaatagaacaaattttatttgactttcAAAGAGAATTTACACCATTTTCATCACTAATCATTCcctaaattaaagtatttaagaaTACAGGAACCAgataatcaaaaacaaattgtacAATGATTATTTCATCGAGATAATttagatataaacaaaacaaatgaatggtGTATTGGTAGACAGTTAATAAAgccttttttgaagtcagttcAACGCATCCCGATATACCACATTCTGAACATGAAAGTATTAACCATCTGAGTGTATGTGACATATTTAGAATTGACTATACTAAcgtaaaacactttattttttatgacacaGTGTATAATCATGTGCAAGTAGTAGATTAATACTGaataacaatattaacataATGAACGCTGTAGGTCAGGGGACTATCAAACTAGTTTTGCCTAGGCAGCATATTTGAATATATAGAgacattattttacatattataattattattgtggaaaattttaaacaaatcttAAATATACATCTGATTTTAAAGGGAAAACTAGTTGAAGTAACTGAAatccgaaataaaataattaagcatGTTAGAATATTTCTATagtgaaaattaattatgtagcTAAACTTTAGTTGCATTCTATATTCAcatatcatcattcccctgcccttatcccaattattttatttggggtcggcgcaacatctATATTCACATATGCATACATTTATTCAACGCATTgctagaatgtttttttttacaaaaataatttcatatatcAATTCTGTGACTAATCCTGGTAGACCATATGTCCATCATAGTTAAGTGGCCATGTGTAGTATATGCATACAATGGAAAGACTttgaattttaatcaaatcaatgaTTAGTAATGTTTTGATTGATAACAAATCAATACTGTCAAATGCCTGTTTAAGCCCGACAGTATACAAATAATGTTGCATACGTGTATTGCATTTTCTGCAACATTTACAGTGTAATttgcatataatattaatttaatttgatctCTTAGCCGGCTTTTTACGTAATCGAAGCTAACTTaccttagtttatttttgttagtctGAAAAAACTAGAATTTTGATCGATATTGTATTGATTTAGAAGATACGATCACGGAACCATGTTGAAGTTTTACACAATAAATTTAGAAATGATGAAAAATTTTGGAATCACAGGGCACGGGTTTTGACTGTTTGATATGAGTGAGGAGACGACTGAGACAAGTATTGATTGAAGTTTGTGGCCTAAGTGTTACCAGAAGATATAAAAAACTTCGACGTGCAAGTTGATTTGtctattttttgtgtgttaaagaatatttttttttaatagacacACCCATCGCTAAGAATATTGATTAACAGAATGTGTAATTTAGGTCAAGAGACGAAACTGGATTATTCCTCATAATATATCTGAcagaagtaaaaataaaggcCACCTTAAATGCGGGAACTGTTTAATTGCTGGCAACATTTACTACTGTCATCGATTAGTAAGAAACAAATTTCAAAACACATAAATGCGAAGATCCATACAAAATTccacattatttacaaatgaactatcaaaattttgtgtaaattctAATCTCCCGTCTAACAGTATAACAAAATCTATTAGACTAATGAAATCGCGTATCTAGATACGGGGAGCGGAAGTGTTTAACGATACAGATTCCCTAACAAAATATCTTACACAGACAAACTGGTCAAATGCGAATCGGCCTCGCACATGAAGGGTTCCGTAGCACAATTAGTATTTGTTACTTTGTTACTAACTGAAAGTATAAACCCTAGCCATCTCAGGTCATGAGATTACAGCCTAGTAACCGACGGATAAACAGGCGGGTACAGGACAGACAGGTTTTGGGAGCGCAAACTTTGAAAATAAGGTGAAACTGTCACAACctactaaattgaaatagatggaaaaaaaaagattgtcgGGAATTACAAAATAACGAAACAATCAACGAATTCGGTGGCCAAGCAGAATACGGCCATCATCTTATATCCGAGCTAATAAGCCGTAGGATGCCGAATTTATAACTACAAAGAGATGTAATTTACGACTTATActggtaggtacctacttacgtATTTTTGCGCAATGTTTCTTCCCGTTTGGACCCATAATTATTTGGTTCTGTAGCCGTATCTTCCCTGAGTCCAATTAAAATACGCAGATGCAGACCACATCACTCATACATCTACCATACCATACATCGCCATTGAGAAACAGGCATATCTGAAAAAATATAGAGTTAGAAAATAAGTAAGTACTTTCAAGTGGTATTATCCTTAATGCATGCATTTAATAGCAGTTACTAAACATTGtaataggttttaaaaatgGGTGCTCACAATTGGCCTATTAGAAGATGACGACGCGATCACTTGATGGACCCTTAAAATACAGGCTCGGAAAGAGTTTTCTTGTTGTAATCAATTTCATCAACCAGAACACCACCAAAGGATCCACCAACCAAGACTCTCTCAAGATcgagtttgtattttttttctcaaaccTAATTAAAATCAGACAAACCGTTTTGAAGATAAATGGAGATCAGACACTGTAGACCTATGACATGGAATCCCTTCTGAGGTGAGGCTAATGTTAGAATATCTATGTGAAGGACAGATTTAGGACATGTTACAGGTCTTTCTTTTTCTGTTACCGAAGTTTTTTGTCTTCATGGCATTGATTTCTGATCCAGGTCTCTGACCGTGCTGCACAACACAGCGCTGCCACGGACGCCGGAGTGTTGctgataatattttgaagtttgtATTCCCGTAGCTGTTGTGAAGTCAATGAAAGCCATGTTGTCCGTGTCGTACTTCATACCGCTCTGTCAGAAAATGTGAAAGGAAGTCTTTTCGGGCGAACCCAAAATAGCGTGAGTAAACCTGTAAAACGTCATAGcaaattaaacacatttttagaTACGGTAGCCGAAGTGATCGAATTAGATATGTATATAAGCTGTTTTCTAAGAGTCGcgtgttttttataataatcattaatatGAATGCAAAAAGTACCTTGCCCAGCTTGCATCTTATAAAACTTAGCTAAAATATATGGAAAAAATGCTGACATTggtgtagtttttatttgatagaaGAATTTGATTGATTAAAATGTCACATAACCACAGAACATACTTTACTCTATGTAAATAATGACATAACTGTTACCAAgaagtttaaattcaattttcccTTTCACGTAGCACTAATCATTGAGATATATCTAGACTTACCTTTTTCTATGCACTGTCCATCAGATCATTTTCAAAGAACCTGTCCAGATCGTCGCGTTAGCATATCTTAGGCCGACATCGTACCTCTTCCTTCAAGCACCTTGGTGTTTTATCTTCTGGTGACGATTCTGGACCTTAAACACATCACACACAGCCTGCCTACTCCCATTTTCACTTGCGACCCTCGACTATTCCAGTAGTGGAACGCAGCTTCATTTCATCTTTCATGACTACTTATCTACCTCAGGACTAAGGATGCGATGTGAGAATACGAGGAGGAGATGGCAAAAGAGATATTCAGGTCAAAATATCACAAGAATGATAATTTTAACCCTGAACGTGGTAAATAGCCCAGCTTTGCTCCAGTTATTagacctgggccccaattctgctatttacaatggccgatgactgaatgaaatttggcttaaaatagcaattttcgtattctcttaagaacttttctacacaataattgtaaattcagtacgggacggtataCTCGAGGTCAATACAACTagctttcaattattgtattcgcaaaatgcttaagagaataggaataatttcaatgcCATTCATTCCACCGg from Trichoplusia ni isolate ovarian cell line Hi5 chromosome 12, tn1, whole genome shotgun sequence harbors:
- the LOC113499393 gene encoding mitochondrial glutamate carrier 1-like isoform X1; its protein translation is MSQPAQPKSLAANFNLIPKIVNGGIAGIVGVSVVFPLDLVKTRLQNQTIGPNGEKQYKNMLDCFKQTYRAEGYFGMYRGSAVNILLITPEKAIKLAANDMFRYSLSLADGSLPVYRQMIAGGAAGACQIIITTPMELLKIQMQDAGRVAAQAKAEGKTMPRITAMQITRKLLAERGVIGLYKGITATAARDISFSVVYFPLFATLSKLGIRNEKDITPPFWWSFLSGCAAGSTAALVVNPMDVIKTRMQTLTKGKGERQYSSVFDCAKTTLMHEGPTAFFKGGMCRMIVIAPLFGIAQTVYYLGIAERLLGYPLVRAV
- the LOC113499393 gene encoding mitochondrial glutamate carrier 1-like isoform X2, with translation MAITKKRRQPVSLIPKIVNGGIAGIVGVSVVFPLDLVKTRLQNQTIGPNGEKQYKNMLDCFKQTYRAEGYFGMYRGSAVNILLITPEKAIKLAANDMFRYSLSLADGSLPVYRQMIAGGAAGACQIIITTPMELLKIQMQDAGRVAAQAKAEGKTMPRITAMQITRKLLAERGVIGLYKGITATAARDISFSVVYFPLFATLSKLGIRNEKDITPPFWWSFLSGCAAGSTAALVVNPMDVIKTRMQTLTKGKGERQYSSVFDCAKTTLMHEGPTAFFKGGMCRMIVIAPLFGIAQTVYYLGIAERLLGYPLVRAV